A window of Marinobacter salarius contains these coding sequences:
- a CDS encoding MurR/RpiR family transcriptional regulator produces the protein MAANQAQRDDNLLEDIQLRLDTLNKSERKVAEAILRDPSAATRYSIAALARAADVSEPTVNRFCRGFSATGFPDFKIRLAQSIATGTPYIGQNVEPDDTVAEFSDKIMLSTIASLDKARQALDPKALASAIDYLIQAKQINFFGMGGSAPVAMDAQHKFFRFNIPVMSYDDALMQRMVAAGATKGDVIVLISYTGRTRETVEIAQHARTNGATVIGITMPGSPLAEVCTVVIEVTAPEDTEVYMPMSSRIIHLTVIDILATGVTLKRGADFLGHLKKIKESLKPTRFPTT, from the coding sequence ATGGCTGCGAACCAGGCGCAACGCGATGACAACCTGCTCGAAGATATCCAGCTAAGACTGGACACGCTCAATAAATCGGAGCGCAAGGTTGCCGAAGCGATTCTTCGCGACCCAAGTGCCGCCACCCGATACAGCATTGCCGCTCTGGCAAGGGCAGCAGACGTCAGTGAGCCAACCGTTAATCGTTTCTGTCGCGGCTTTTCAGCCACCGGCTTTCCTGATTTTAAAATACGCCTGGCCCAGAGCATTGCCACTGGCACACCGTATATTGGCCAGAATGTGGAACCCGACGACACTGTCGCAGAGTTTTCCGACAAGATCATGCTCAGCACCATCGCCAGCCTGGACAAGGCACGTCAGGCCCTTGACCCAAAAGCACTGGCGTCGGCTATCGACTATCTGATCCAGGCCAAGCAGATCAACTTCTTCGGCATGGGCGGCTCCGCACCCGTTGCCATGGATGCCCAGCATAAGTTCTTTCGTTTCAATATCCCGGTCATGTCGTACGATGACGCCCTGATGCAGCGCATGGTTGCCGCGGGGGCCACCAAGGGCGATGTCATCGTGCTGATTTCCTACACCGGGCGCACCCGCGAAACCGTCGAGATTGCGCAGCATGCGCGCACCAACGGCGCTACCGTTATTGGCATCACCATGCCCGGTTCTCCGCTGGCGGAGGTCTGCACCGTGGTCATCGAGGTAACCGCGCCGGAAGACACTGAGGTTTATATGCCGATGTCCTCCCGCATTATTCACCTGACGGTGATCGATATCCTCGCGACCGGCGTGACTCTCAAGCGCGGTGCAGACTTCCTGGGCCACCTTAAAAAAATCAAGGAAAGCCTGAAACCAACTCGCTTCCCGACGACCTGA
- the zwf gene encoding glucose-6-phosphate dehydrogenase, giving the protein MADPINTRCDLMMFGALGDLAQRKLFPALYQLERAGLLHKGTRILAIARNKADSSEVRKILLGKLKEHVKKVEFDAEVAEQFLRRVDYQFLDFANPDGYGALNDWRSTEPSNLIVYMATPPAMYGEISRNLRANNCCDHNTRVVVEKPIGHDLESSKVINDELGEVYNENQLFRIDHYLGKETVQNLIALRFANNLFASQWDQNHISHVEISVAESVGIEGRWGYFDKAGQVRDMVQNHLLQLLCLIAMDPPSDLSADSIRNEKVKVLKAMRRITPDMMDTHVVRGQYTAGTSGGKPVPGYLEEEGAARGSKTETFVALKAEIDNWRWSGVPFYIRTGKRLPEKLSQIIIHFKPAPHYIFDPDQKHLANNKLIIRLQPDEGMSLQILTKDQGLDKGMRLRQGPLELTFSETFETDRIPDAYERLLWEVMKGNQYLFVRRDEVEHAWQWVDQIMRNWDDSGVPPKRYAAGTWGPVASIAMITRDGRSWYEDA; this is encoded by the coding sequence ATGGCTGATCCGATAAATACCCGCTGTGACCTGATGATGTTTGGTGCGCTTGGTGACCTGGCGCAACGCAAACTGTTTCCCGCGCTGTATCAGCTTGAGCGTGCGGGGCTGCTCCATAAGGGCACTCGTATTTTAGCAATCGCGAGAAACAAGGCAGACAGCAGCGAGGTTCGCAAGATCCTTCTGGGCAAGTTGAAAGAGCACGTCAAGAAAGTCGAATTTGACGCCGAGGTGGCTGAGCAGTTCCTGCGGCGCGTGGATTACCAGTTCCTCGATTTTGCCAACCCTGATGGCTACGGTGCCCTCAACGACTGGCGCAGCACTGAACCCAGCAACCTGATTGTCTACATGGCGACACCACCAGCCATGTACGGCGAGATTTCGCGTAACCTCAGGGCAAACAACTGCTGTGATCACAACACCCGGGTGGTTGTCGAAAAGCCAATCGGTCACGACCTGGAGTCGTCCAAGGTCATCAACGATGAGTTGGGCGAAGTCTACAACGAAAACCAATTGTTCCGTATCGACCATTATCTGGGTAAGGAAACGGTCCAGAACCTGATCGCGCTGCGATTTGCCAACAACCTCTTTGCCTCGCAGTGGGACCAGAATCATATTTCCCACGTCGAGATATCCGTGGCTGAGAGTGTAGGTATCGAAGGCCGATGGGGCTATTTCGACAAAGCCGGTCAGGTTCGCGATATGGTGCAGAACCACCTTCTTCAACTCCTGTGCCTGATCGCCATGGATCCACCGTCGGACCTGTCTGCAGACAGTATCCGCAATGAGAAGGTGAAAGTGCTGAAGGCGATGCGCCGCATCACTCCGGACATGATGGATACCCATGTGGTGCGCGGGCAGTACACCGCTGGCACCAGTGGCGGAAAGCCCGTGCCTGGCTACCTGGAAGAAGAGGGTGCGGCTCGCGGCAGCAAGACCGAAACCTTCGTGGCCCTGAAAGCCGAGATCGATAACTGGCGCTGGTCCGGCGTGCCGTTCTACATCCGCACGGGCAAGCGCCTGCCGGAAAAGCTGTCGCAGATCATTATTCACTTCAAGCCGGCGCCACACTACATCTTTGATCCGGATCAGAAGCACCTGGCGAACAATAAACTCATCATCCGCTTGCAGCCGGACGAGGGCATGTCCCTGCAAATTCTGACCAAGGACCAGGGTCTGGATAAAGGTATGCGCCTGCGCCAGGGGCCTCTGGAACTGACGTTCTCGGAAACCTTCGAAACCGATCGTATCCCGGACGCCTACGAGCGCCTGCTCTGGGAGGTCATGAAAGGCAATCAGTATCTGTTCGTCCGTCGCGACGAAGTGGAACACGCCTGGCAATGGGTTGACCAGATCATGCGCAATTGGGACGACAGTGGCGTGCCGCCAAAACGTTACGCCGCAGGTACCTGGGGCCCGGTTGCCTCCATCGCCATGATTACCCGTGACGGAAGGAGCTGGTATGAAGATGCGTGA
- the pgl gene encoding 6-phosphogluconolactonase translates to MKMRDLNLPESVDAYFFDTPNDTAVALANAVAKHLSERLLIAPRASLVVSGGSTPMPFFEALREKPLDWARIDVLLADERWVSEDDKDSNTRLVRENLLQGPASEARYLSLKQPGDTPAEGLAAVESALEGLHLPLDVLILGMGNDGHTASLFPDAPELDQALDTDSAEVVAPMTPPSQPQKRITLTLRALSRAGFTGMHLKGDDKLKTLQAACSDIGNIREMPVRAFLKPGLQVYWSA, encoded by the coding sequence ATGAAGATGCGTGACCTGAACCTGCCGGAGTCGGTGGATGCGTATTTTTTTGATACCCCCAACGACACCGCAGTTGCGTTGGCGAATGCGGTCGCGAAGCACCTCTCGGAGCGGCTTCTGATCGCGCCGCGTGCCAGCCTTGTGGTGTCTGGTGGATCAACCCCGATGCCATTTTTCGAGGCCTTGCGGGAAAAGCCGCTGGATTGGGCGCGCATTGATGTATTGCTGGCGGACGAGCGCTGGGTGTCCGAAGACGATAAAGACAGCAATACCCGCCTGGTGCGGGAAAACCTGTTACAGGGCCCCGCCTCGGAAGCCCGATACCTGTCCCTCAAGCAGCCCGGCGATACGCCGGCCGAAGGTTTGGCGGCCGTGGAGTCGGCCCTGGAAGGGCTCCATCTGCCGCTGGATGTGCTGATCCTGGGCATGGGCAACGACGGCCATACCGCGTCACTGTTTCCCGATGCGCCGGAGTTGGATCAAGCCCTTGATACGGATTCGGCGGAAGTCGTGGCTCCGATGACGCCGCCTTCCCAGCCCCAGAAGCGAATTACGCTGACACTGCGGGCCTTGAGCCGCGCGGGTTTCACGGGGATGCACCTGAAAGGGGATGACAAGCTGAAAACCTTGCAGGCTGCCTGCAGTGATATCGGAAATATCCGCGAAATGCCCGTCCGCGCTTTCCTGAAACCGGGGCTGCAGGTTTATTGGAGCGCTTGA
- a CDS encoding bifunctional 4-hydroxy-2-oxoglutarate aldolase/2-dehydro-3-deoxy-phosphogluconate aldolase — MNQLSNFHRERVQAVLNASPLVPVITINHPDEALPLCRALVDGGIRVLEITLRTPHGMKAIEQVRKAIPEAWVGAGTVTSIAQYRQVEAAGAQFVITPGVTEAILEFGVTSEAPLLPGISTISELMVGYNLGYREFKFFPAEVAGGIPALKAFSGPFPDVTFCPTGGIRRNTAKDYLALKNVSAVGGTWLTPGDAVASGDWGQISEIVRGSLGDL; from the coding sequence ATGAACCAATTGTCTAATTTTCACCGCGAGCGCGTCCAGGCGGTCTTGAACGCTTCCCCGCTTGTTCCGGTGATTACCATTAACCACCCGGACGAAGCGCTGCCACTTTGCCGCGCCCTGGTTGACGGTGGCATCCGCGTGCTGGAAATCACCCTGCGTACGCCCCACGGCATGAAAGCCATCGAGCAGGTAAGGAAAGCCATCCCCGAAGCCTGGGTAGGGGCCGGAACGGTCACCAGCATTGCCCAATACCGCCAGGTCGAAGCCGCGGGCGCCCAGTTCGTAATCACGCCGGGCGTCACCGAGGCGATTCTGGAGTTCGGTGTTACCTCGGAAGCGCCGTTGCTGCCGGGCATTTCAACGATTTCGGAGCTGATGGTTGGCTACAACCTTGGCTACCGTGAATTCAAGTTCTTCCCAGCCGAAGTCGCCGGCGGTATCCCCGCCCTGAAGGCTTTCTCTGGCCCTTTCCCGGACGTTACCTTCTGCCCGACCGGCGGTATCCGCCGCAACACTGCCAAGGACTATCTGGCCCTTAAGAACGTCTCGGCCGTTGGTGGCACCTGGTTGACCCCTGGTGATGCGGTTGCTTCCGGTGATTGGGGGCAGATTTCTGAGATTGTTCGTGGGAGCCTTGGTGACCTTTGA